A single region of the Pyricularia oryzae 70-15 chromosome 4, whole genome shotgun sequence genome encodes:
- a CDS encoding class II Aldolase translates to MPTTTTTTAPTASSLELKVEPSPAAEQPSSSSAVGAVATGGYPFAGIPVIEDLYKKRQWQLEHMAGAFRVFARKGFTEGTSGHISVRDPVYPNTFWINPMGKHFGMLKASDMVHIDEAGQVIGGNRVAVNAAGFVIHSAIHRARPDVHAACHMHSPAGKAWSAFARPVDIINQDSCNFYRTQAVYRDFGGVVLGDHEGKMIAQALGHKNRVVFLQSHGLLTTGGTVDEAAYLFTCLERTCEVQLMVEAAGLPKNIISDEAAAFTFNVNADPETLYTEFQPDFEFEIWKSKGELCKGE, encoded by the exons ATgccgacaacaacaacaacaacagcgccAACAGCATCGTCACTCGAGCTCAAGGTCGAGCCTTCACCTGCGGCCGAGCAACCCTCGAGCTCCAGTGCAGTTGGCGCTGTGGCCACAGGTGGCTATCCCTTCGCCGGCATCCCGGTGATCGAGGACTTGTACAAGAAGCGGCAGTGGCAGCTGGAGCACATGGCGGGGGCGTTCCGCGTCTTTGCGCGCAAGGGCTTCACCGAGGGCACCAGCGGACACATCTCGGTGCGCGACCCCGTCTACCCCAACACCTTTTGGATCAATCCAATGGGCAAACACTTTGGCATGCTCAAGGCCAGCGACATGGTGCACATAGACGAGGCCGGCCAGGTCATCGGCGGCAACAGGGTCGCCGTCAACGCCGCCGGCTTCGTCATCCACAGCGCCATCCACCGCGCCCGGCCCGACGTCCACGCAGCCTGCCACATGCACTCGCCCGCCGGCAAGGCCTGGTCCGCATTCGCCAGACCCGTCGACATCATCAACCAGGACTCGTGCAATTTTTACCGCACCCAGGCCGTATACCGCGACTTCGGCGGCGTGGTCCTGGGCGACCACGAGGGCAAGATGATAGCCCAGGCCCTGGGCCACAAGAACCGCGTCGTCTTTCTGCAGAGCCACGGCCTGCTGACTACGGGCGGCACTGTTGATGAGGCCGCTTACCTCTTCACGTGTCTGGAGCGGACGTGTGAGGTGCAGCTCATGGTCGAGGCTGCAGGATTGCCCAAGAACATCATCTCGGACGAGGCGGCTGCCTTTACTTTCAACGTCAACGCTGACCCG GAAACCTTGTATACTGAGTTCCAGCCTGATTTTGAGTTTGAGATTTGGAAGTCAAAGGGCGAGCTGTGCAAGGGAGAGTAG